The following proteins are co-located in the Streptomyces sp. NBC_00435 genome:
- a CDS encoding radical SAM protein: MSKHSVVLDCYTVEPSGLGVPPYVSTYVRAAWSALRRANPGTEVKYLTIDDVRWCLAGGKAAVAAPFSDPLTYSATVNRADAVQLLRDADSVVVIAGDKVPSVHLHAVNASLEEIARAMACVRGRRYLLGPMATYAKGNAEYAGLFDAVHTHTITSGDLALGSSTGAPYGQLRADRDSFARLIEQMLWKPIAELELYRGCTRRVFCDFCNEPEKSPMVAFRDVKDVLEETAQLYRAGVRNFRLGQQTCFFSYQNRDTAAIQSLLAGIRERCPELEVLHIDNADPLAVASPAGKRIAHLVAEYCTEGNCAPMGIESFDAKVIAANHLTCTPEILLRAVEHVNEAGAARGPGGLPKLLPGLNLIYGLPGESHATHIANLHWLGRILDEGLLCHRTNVRQARAFPGTPLARMGALGALPSAEHFASWKADIDFGWDQPMKERVYPTGLLIPGLHSYFVGRDGTWWRRLGSYSIQIVEEATATPVGTEADLTVTGHAPRMIFGTRLAAAA, translated from the coding sequence ATGTCGAAGCACTCCGTGGTGCTGGACTGCTACACCGTCGAGCCCAGCGGGCTCGGCGTCCCCCCGTACGTCTCCACCTACGTACGGGCCGCGTGGTCGGCCCTGCGGCGGGCGAATCCGGGGACGGAGGTGAAGTACCTGACGATCGACGACGTCCGCTGGTGCCTGGCCGGGGGGAAGGCCGCCGTCGCCGCCCCCTTCAGCGACCCGCTGACGTACTCGGCGACCGTGAACCGCGCGGATGCCGTCCAGCTGCTGCGGGACGCGGACAGCGTCGTCGTAATCGCCGGGGACAAGGTGCCCTCGGTGCACCTGCACGCCGTCAACGCGAGCCTGGAGGAGATCGCCCGCGCGATGGCCTGCGTGCGGGGCCGCCGCTACCTGCTGGGCCCGATGGCGACCTACGCCAAGGGCAACGCCGAGTACGCGGGCCTCTTCGACGCCGTCCACACCCACACCATCACCTCAGGCGACCTCGCCCTCGGCAGCAGCACCGGCGCCCCGTACGGGCAGCTGCGGGCCGACCGGGACTCCTTCGCCAGGCTCATCGAGCAGATGCTGTGGAAGCCGATCGCAGAGCTGGAGCTGTACCGGGGCTGTACCCGCCGGGTGTTCTGCGACTTCTGCAACGAGCCGGAGAAGTCGCCGATGGTCGCCTTCCGCGACGTGAAGGACGTCCTCGAGGAGACCGCCCAGCTGTACAGGGCGGGGGTTCGCAACTTCCGCCTCGGGCAGCAGACCTGCTTCTTCTCCTACCAGAACCGGGACACCGCGGCGATCCAGAGCCTGCTGGCCGGCATCCGGGAGCGGTGCCCAGAGCTGGAGGTCCTGCACATCGACAACGCCGACCCGCTCGCCGTCGCCTCCCCAGCCGGGAAGCGCATCGCCCACCTCGTCGCCGAGTACTGCACCGAGGGCAACTGCGCACCCATGGGCATCGAGTCCTTCGACGCGAAGGTCATCGCCGCGAACCACCTCACCTGCACGCCGGAGATCCTGCTGCGGGCCGTCGAGCACGTGAACGAGGCGGGCGCCGCCCGTGGCCCCGGCGGGCTGCCCAAGCTGCTGCCCGGCCTGAACCTGATCTACGGCCTGCCCGGCGAGAGCCACGCCACGCACATCGCCAACCTGCACTGGCTCGGGCGCATCCTCGATGAGGGCCTGCTGTGCCACCGCACCAACGTCCGCCAGGCCCGCGCCTTCCCCGGCACGCCCCTCGCAAGAATGGGCGCGCTGGGCGCGCTGCCCTCCGCCGAGCACTTCGCCTCGTGGAAGGCCGACATCGACTTCGGCTGGGATCAGCCGATGAAGGAGCGCGTCTACCCGACGGGGCTCCTCATCCCCGGCCTGCACTCCTACTTCGTCGGCCGCGACGGGACCTGGTGGCGGCGGCTGGGCTCCTACTCCATCCAGATCGTGGAGGAGGCCACGGCCACCCCCGTCGGCACGGAGGCGGACCTCACCGTCACCGGACATGCCCCCCGCATGATCTTCGGGACGCGCCTTGCCGCAGCGGCCTGA
- a CDS encoding maleate cis-trans isomerase family protein, with protein sequence MPQRPDSMLGLLSRYDGQAERTVRVGVLLPWANQVVESELPRLGLRHTVFHHARLVPASRTTAVDDSFWHGLRDAAGAAMDSMRHLPLDGTVLACTSAGFTGGPSLPPGVVTAFDALTATLTAVGASQVVLAAPYPQEVTDAEAGALEEAGIQVTARVCLGLADGYPEVMPGKIRTMLHQLPPEPIRDADVVVLSCTGWQTLNLLPELERDLGRPVLSSNVAMALHAARLAIGATL encoded by the coding sequence TTGCCGCAGCGGCCTGACTCCATGCTCGGTCTCCTCTCGCGATACGACGGGCAGGCCGAGCGGACCGTACGGGTGGGCGTGCTGCTGCCCTGGGCGAATCAGGTGGTGGAGAGCGAGCTGCCCCGTCTGGGCCTGCGGCACACGGTCTTCCACCACGCCCGCCTCGTCCCCGCCTCCCGCACAACCGCCGTGGACGACTCCTTCTGGCACGGACTGCGGGACGCGGCCGGCGCCGCGATGGACTCCATGCGGCACCTGCCCCTGGACGGGACGGTCCTGGCCTGCACCTCGGCGGGCTTCACCGGCGGGCCGTCCCTGCCGCCCGGCGTGGTGACCGCCTTCGACGCCCTTACCGCCACCCTCACGGCCGTCGGCGCCTCCCAGGTTGTCCTGGCCGCCCCCTACCCGCAGGAAGTCACCGACGCCGAAGCCGGCGCCCTGGAGGAGGCCGGCATCCAGGTCACCGCCCGGGTCTGCCTCGGCCTAGCCGACGGCTACCCCGAGGTGATGCCGGGGAAGATCCGCACCATGCTGCACCAGCTTCCGCCCGAACCCATCCGGGATGCCGACGTGGTCGTGCTGTCCTGCACCGGCTGGCAGACGTTGAACCTCCTGCCCGAACTGGAACGGGACCTCGGCCGCCCCGTGCTGTCGTCCAATGTGGCCATGGCCCTGCACGCGGCCCGCCTAGCGATCGGAGCAACCTTGTGA